A part of Kryptolebias marmoratus isolate JLee-2015 linkage group LG8, ASM164957v2, whole genome shotgun sequence genomic DNA contains:
- the plpbp gene encoding pyridoxal phosphate homeostasis protein isoform X1 yields MWKVAMSGEVGKAVQSVLEQVNQAAARRPKTLPAVPPRLVAVSKTKPPEMIVEAYRQGQRDFGENYVNELLDKASDPLILESCPEIKWHFIGHLQKNNVNKLLGVPNLFLVETIDSAKLADRVNSSWQRVRGAGSQRLKVMVQVNTSGEQSKHGLPPEETVDTVKHIVSQCSALHFLGLMTIGRYGYDLTLGPNPDFQMLLSRRQEVCDSLKMPLEEVELSMGMSNDFEHAIEVGSTNVRVGSIIFGNREYPNSAANTPNPSPLPSPAPSPEKTSKTVSEEAAKKMKHLTVSEH; encoded by the exons ATGTGGAAAGTAGCAATGTCGGGGGAGGTTGGCAAGGCGGTACAGTCGGTGCTGGAGCAGGTGAACCAGGCGGCGGCACGGCGGCCCAAG ACGCTCCCGGCTGTCCCGCCTCGCCTCGTTGCCGTCAGCAAGACAAAACCCCCGGAGATGATCGTGGAGGCCTACAGACAAGGGCAGCGCGACTTTGGAGAAAACTAC GTTAACGAGCTTCTGGACAAAGCTTCAGATCCTTTG ATTTTAGAATCGTGTCCAGAGATCAAGTGGCATTTTATCGGCCATCTACAGAAGAATAACGTCAACAAACTTTTGG GCGTTCCCAACCTGTTCCTCGTGGAGACGATCGACTCGGCCAAACTGGCCGACAGGGTCAACAGCTCGTGGCAGCGCGTCCGAGGCGCCGGCAGCCAGAGGTTAAAAGTCATGGTGCAGGTCAACACCAGCGGAGAGCAGA GCAAACACGGCCTGCCGCCGGAGGAGACGGTCGACACGGTCAAACACATCGTGTCTCAGTGCTCCGCCCTGCACTTCTTAGGACTCATGACCATCGGGCGCTACGGCTACGACCTCACCCTGGGTCCCAACCCTGACTTTCAG ATGCTGCTGAGTCGGAGGCAGGAGGTGTGCGACAGTCTGAAGATGCCTCTGGAGGAGGTGGAGCTCAGCATGGGCATGTCCAACGACTTCGAACACGCG ATCGAAGTCGGCTCCACCAACGTCAGAGTCGGCAGCATCATCTTCGGCAACAGGGAGTATCCCAACAGCGCGGCCAACACTCCCAACCCCAGTCCGCTTCCCAGTCCGGCTCCCAGTCCGGAGAAAACCTCCAAAACGGTGTCAGAAGAAGCCGCCAAGAAGATGAAACACCTCACCGTTTCTGAACACTGA
- the snrpg gene encoding small nuclear ribonucleoprotein G — translation MSKAHPPELKKFMDKKLSLKLNGGRHVQGILRGFDPFMNLVVDDCLEMGPGGQQNTIGMVVIRGNSIIMLEALERV, via the exons ATGAGCAAAGCGCACCCACCAGAGCTGAAGAA gtttatgGACAAAAAGCTGTCGC TGAAGCTGAATGGAGGCAGACATGTCCAGGGCATCCTGCGAGGGTTTGACCCCTTCATGAACCTGGTGGTGGACGACTGTCTGGAGATGGGTCCAGGAGGACAACAGAACACCATCGGCATGGTG gTGATCAGGGGAAACAGCATCATCATGTTGGAGGCCTTAGAGAGAGTATGA
- the plpbp gene encoding pyridoxal phosphate homeostasis protein isoform X2, which yields MIVEAYRQGQRDFGENYVNELLDKASDPLILESCPEIKWHFIGHLQKNNVNKLLGVPNLFLVETIDSAKLADRVNSSWQRVRGAGSQRLKVMVQVNTSGEQSKHGLPPEETVDTVKHIVSQCSALHFLGLMTIGRYGYDLTLGPNPDFQMLLSRRQEVCDSLKMPLEEVELSMGMSNDFEHAIEVGSTNVRVGSIIFGNREYPNSAANTPNPSPLPSPAPSPEKTSKTVSEEAAKKMKHLTVSEH from the exons ATGATCGTGGAGGCCTACAGACAAGGGCAGCGCGACTTTGGAGAAAACTAC GTTAACGAGCTTCTGGACAAAGCTTCAGATCCTTTG ATTTTAGAATCGTGTCCAGAGATCAAGTGGCATTTTATCGGCCATCTACAGAAGAATAACGTCAACAAACTTTTGG GCGTTCCCAACCTGTTCCTCGTGGAGACGATCGACTCGGCCAAACTGGCCGACAGGGTCAACAGCTCGTGGCAGCGCGTCCGAGGCGCCGGCAGCCAGAGGTTAAAAGTCATGGTGCAGGTCAACACCAGCGGAGAGCAGA GCAAACACGGCCTGCCGCCGGAGGAGACGGTCGACACGGTCAAACACATCGTGTCTCAGTGCTCCGCCCTGCACTTCTTAGGACTCATGACCATCGGGCGCTACGGCTACGACCTCACCCTGGGTCCCAACCCTGACTTTCAG ATGCTGCTGAGTCGGAGGCAGGAGGTGTGCGACAGTCTGAAGATGCCTCTGGAGGAGGTGGAGCTCAGCATGGGCATGTCCAACGACTTCGAACACGCG ATCGAAGTCGGCTCCACCAACGTCAGAGTCGGCAGCATCATCTTCGGCAACAGGGAGTATCCCAACAGCGCGGCCAACACTCCCAACCCCAGTCCGCTTCCCAGTCCGGCTCCCAGTCCGGAGAAAACCTCCAAAACGGTGTCAGAAGAAGCCGCCAAGAAGATGAAACACCTCACCGTTTCTGAACACTGA